GCGGCGGGCGACCTCGTCGGCGCTGCGCTGCGGGTCGGTGGACCGGAAGGCGCGGGTCAGGCACGTCAGCCGGGTGCCGAGCGAGAAGACCTCGGCGTTCGGCTGGCTGCGCACGAGGGCGTGGGCGAAGAGCAGGTAGGTCTCAGCGTAGCGCCGCATCGACCCCGAGACGTCGAGGAGCACGACGGTACGGCGGGGACGCGGCCACCGCTGCCGGCGCGGCCAGTGCACGGGGTCGCCGCCGGTGCGGACCGCCTCGCGCACCACGCGACGCAGGTCGACGCGGCCGTGGTGACCGGGGCGGGTGCGGCGCGACCGACGGTGGGCCGGCCGGTGCGCCATCCGACCGAGCAGGTGGGCGACGAGGGCCCGGTCCTCCGCGTCGAGCGCGGCGACGTCGCGGTGGCGGAGCACCTCCAGCCGGCTCGCCGTGGGCGGCGCGCTGGCGACCTCCACGTCGCCGGCGTCCGCCTGGTCGCCGGGCACGGGGACGTCGCGGTAGGTCGGGAGGGTGACCCCGCGGCGTACGTCGCCGGCCCACTCCGCCCGGTCGAACCACAGCGCGAAGACCTCGTCGAACACCGCGAGGTCGTCGGGGCGGGAGCAGAGGGTGAGGCGCGTGGCCCAGTAGGTCGCGGCCCGGCTCGGCTCACCGGCCGCCGGCCCCGGCGTCTGCGCCAACGCCGCCAGCGCGACGACGGCCGCCCGGGCCGCACCCGCCGGGATGTCGACACCCGCACGACGGAGCGCGTCGGCGAGCCCGGTCAGCTCGGCGGTGAGGTCCGGCCCGGGGGCGGGAGCGGTGGTGGGCGCGAGGCTCACGCCGGCTCCGCGAGCAGCTCGGCGAGGTGGGCGGCGACGCGCTGCTGGTCCTCGCGGTACTTGAGCACGGCGCCCAGGGTGCGCGCCGCGGCGGCGGGCTCGACCGTCGTGGCGCCGAGGGCGTGGAGCGTGCGCGCCCAGTCGATGGACTCGGCCACACCGGGGGCCTTGAGCAGGTCCTCGTCGCGCAGCCGGGCGACGACCCGGGCCACGCCCGCGGCGAGGGCCGCGTCGGCCTCGGGCACGGAGCGCCGCACGATCGCGGTCTCCCGCTCGAGGTCGGGGTGCTCGACCCAGTGGTAGTAGCAGCGCCGCTTGAGCGCGTCGTGCACCTCGCGGGTGCGGTTGCTCGTCACGACCACGAGGGGCGGCACCTCGGCGGTGACGGTGCCGTACTCCGGGATCGTCACGGCGAAGTCGCTGAGCAGCTCGAGCAGGAACGCCTCGAACTCGTCGTCGGCGCGGTCGAGCTCGTCGACGAGCAGCACGCTCGGCGCCTCGAGCGAGCGCAGCAGCGGTCGCGGCAGGAGGAAGCGCCGGCTCCACAGGTCGTGCTCGAGCGCGTCGGCGTCGACCCCGCCGGCCGCCTCCAGCGCGCGCACGTGGAGCAGCTGGCGGGGGTGGTCCCAGTCGTAGAGCGCCGCGGAGGCGTCGATGCCCTCGTAGCACTGCAGCCGCACGAGGTCGCGGCCGAGCACCTGCGCGAGCGCCGTCGCCAGCGAGGTCTTGCCGACCCCGGGCTCGCCCTCGAGCAGGAGCGGGCGGGAGGTGCGCCAGGCGAGCCACGCGGCCGTGGCCGTGCCCTCGTCCGCGAGGTACCCCACCCGCGCGAGGTCGTCGACCAGCGCCGCCACGGACTCGGGTCCCTGCACGTGCCGCCTCCTCCTGTGGACCTCGCGGTCGACCTCCGGGTCGGCCAGGTGGACCAGCGTAGGCACGCACCGCGCCGTACGGCAGGGCGGAGGGGTGCCGAAGCACCGCCCCGCGGCTTGGCGGGTTGTGCCAACGCCCCTCCCCCTCCCCCGGGTCGCGGTGTGAGCCCGTCACTTTCCGCAGGCCGGGCACCACGACGCGGGGCGGTGCGTTGGCAGATGTAACGAAGCGAGTCGGCAACTGACGAAGAATCGCGCCTTTTACGGCCAACTTTGACGAAGCCCCGGTCACGGCCCGCGGGGTTCAATGCACTGAACGCACCAACGAACCTGGAGGCTGCATGAGCGCCACGCGTCGCATCCGCATCGGCATCGACACCGGTGGGACCTTCACCGACGTCGTCGCCGTCGACGAGGAGACCGGCGAGCTCGTCACGACCAAGACGCCCTCGACCCCGGCGAACCCCGCCGACGGTTTCCTCAACGGCATCGACAAGGTCCTCGGCCTGCTCGGCCTCGAGGGCGACGCCGTGACGGCCGTCAGCCACGGCACCACCGTGGCCACCAACAAGCTGCTCGAGGAGAAGGTCGAGAACCTCGGGTTCATCACGACCGAGGGCTACGGCCACCTCCTCGAGATCGCCCGCCAGTCCGTCCCGGACGGCTACGGCAACTCGTACTTCTGGGTCAAGCCCGACCGCATCGTGCCGGTCGACCTGGTCCGCACGGTCGGCGGCCGCCTCGCGGTCGACGGCTCCGAGGTGCGCCCGCTGGTCGAGGCCGACGTCGTCGCCGCGGCCCGCTACTTCCGCGCGCGGGGCGTCACGACCATCGGTCTGTCGTTCCTCAACTCCTACGCGAACCCCGAGCACGAGGAGGCCGCGCTGGCCATCCTCCAGCGCGAGTACCCCGAGGCGGACTACTCGCTGTCCTCGCAGGTGCTGCGGGAGTACCGCGAGTACGAGCGCAGCGTCACCACGCTCGTCGACGCGGCGGTGAAGCCCAACATCCGGGCCTACGTCAACAACATCACCGAGCGCCTCAACTCGTTCATCGCGGGCGCCGAGGGCTCCCAGGACGGCGCGGAGACCGAGCACCGCGAGGTGCCGTTCTACGTGATGAAGTCCAACGGCGGCGTGCTGTCGGCCGAGGAGGTCGTGCGCCAGCCGATCACCACGGTGCTCTCCGGCCCGGCGGCCGGCGCCCTGGGCGCCGCGGTCATCGCGCAGCGCGCGGGCTTCGACAGCGTCCTCACCTGCGACGGCGGCGGTACGTCGACGGACGTCACCGTCGTCATCGACGGCCACCCGGCGCTGACCACCGAGGGCACCGTCGGTCCGTACCCCAGCAAGATCCCCATGATCGACGTCGTCACGGTGGGTGCCGGCGGCGGCTCCATCGCGTGGATCAGCCCCGAGGGCATGCTCAAGGTCGGCCCCCAGTCGGCCGGCGCCGACCCGGGCCCGCTCTGCTACCGCAAGGGCGGCCAGGAGCCCACGATCACCGACGCCCACGTGCTGCTCGGCCGGAT
This Nocardioides alkalitolerans DNA region includes the following protein-coding sequences:
- a CDS encoding VWA domain-containing protein, with product MSLAPTTAPAPGPDLTAELTGLADALRRAGVDIPAGAARAAVVALAALAQTPGPAAGEPSRAATYWATRLTLCSRPDDLAVFDEVFALWFDRAEWAGDVRRGVTLPTYRDVPVPGDQADAGDVEVASAPPTASRLEVLRHRDVAALDAEDRALVAHLLGRMAHRPAHRRSRRTRPGHHGRVDLRRVVREAVRTGGDPVHWPRRQRWPRPRRTVVLLDVSGSMRRYAETYLLFAHALVRSQPNAEVFSLGTRLTCLTRAFRSTDPQRSADEVARRVVDWSGGTRLGEGLAVFLDRWGRRGTARGAVVVVVSDGWERGDATLLGEQMEQLHRLAHRVVWANPNRARPGFAPRTAGLVAALPHVDAFVDGHSVAALEALTDEIAGSTRPGTAGGRRA
- a CDS encoding MoxR family ATPase; the protein is MVDDLARVGYLADEGTATAAWLAWRTSRPLLLEGEPGVGKTSLATALAQVLGRDLVRLQCYEGIDASAALYDWDHPRQLLHVRALEAAGGVDADALEHDLWSRRFLLPRPLLRSLEAPSVLLVDELDRADDEFEAFLLELLSDFAVTIPEYGTVTAEVPPLVVVTSNRTREVHDALKRRCYYHWVEHPDLERETAIVRRSVPEADAALAAGVARVVARLRDEDLLKAPGVAESIDWARTLHALGATTVEPAAAARTLGAVLKYREDQQRVAAHLAELLAEPA
- a CDS encoding hydantoinase/oxoprolinase family protein — protein: MSATRRIRIGIDTGGTFTDVVAVDEETGELVTTKTPSTPANPADGFLNGIDKVLGLLGLEGDAVTAVSHGTTVATNKLLEEKVENLGFITTEGYGHLLEIARQSVPDGYGNSYFWVKPDRIVPVDLVRTVGGRLAVDGSEVRPLVEADVVAAARYFRARGVTTIGLSFLNSYANPEHEEAALAILQREYPEADYSLSSQVLREYREYERSVTTLVDAAVKPNIRAYVNNITERLNSFIAGAEGSQDGAETEHREVPFYVMKSNGGVLSAEEVVRQPITTVLSGPAAGALGAAVIAQRAGFDSVLTCDGGGTSTDVTVVIDGHPALTTEGTVGPYPSKIPMIDVVTVGAGGGSIAWISPEGMLKVGPQSAGADPGPLCYRKGGQEPTITDAHVLLGRIPPHLLGGEIPLDVDAARAGIEDIAGKLGLGVEEAADGILEISAWNQANALRQVTVKRGLDARDFRMVTFGGSGSLLACRLVDILGLQGVIVPLNPGNTSAYGLLTVDVRNDYVRTAITKHDDLDRAKVAGLLEELARDADEALAREGFEPAERQFQRTADLRYVGQAFEVRVPVPDGPVDDSLVEAVADAFHAEHHKLYGYDFRGDATQPVEWVNLRVSGIGPIRKPELREIADGTGSEGAVTGTRRVYFDQWYDAPVVARAQLGAGDVVTGPAIVEEFSSTVPLHPGFVAEVDRFGNLLITRKENLS